One genomic segment of Paraburkholderia hospita includes these proteins:
- a CDS encoding VapE domain-containing protein, with protein sequence MSEIQVKPNRFADTSDVESVEAFEQASQEFDKSANEVAERTRAARAVALQESANVIAQAAKIDDIVERAKAIAGEVQFEDITKKRIGDMFIAVPKATDTNKVAVLDYLFKDAGKNKPHFNQFIGRIVDHRGVILDDFYDGLDFLNAFNAVGLRELKVKEILEAVRIYALRHRWNDLTERVDSLIPQWDGVVRMPHALVNMFESRDTELNRDFGMYFWLSLYTRLMHPGEEAPIILTLVGAQNCGKSYFGKLVSRLITGDAEADSVQLDLGADKTNFLREITGVSICAAVGEMTGFSKADLSRVKDFVTRTSDRFSYKFEGNLTVPRQWITVMDANKYEGLLRDDTGNRRFYPMFCGQLDDRNGKQCWREDFKANVDSLKTDLWQLLAEARAWLDVHGIDGYRDMVRQVSKSVFAFSHEEMKSGRGGMKDDNVRPYFAAAMSTLEPRTLKKHNSGKIVLFYDRDEMIKAVLNAAGSAQLKTDRSFMRDLEKECARFDGELTRMNAKSESGIARGKLPGFEFPFNTADEFLTAIDRANGDDGEHDIEVDERGNPINAQKANSGRRAIQQSGGF encoded by the coding sequence ATGTCTGAAATCCAAGTCAAGCCGAACAGATTCGCCGATACTTCCGATGTTGAATCGGTCGAAGCGTTCGAGCAAGCTTCCCAAGAGTTCGACAAATCCGCGAACGAAGTCGCAGAACGGACCCGGGCGGCGCGTGCCGTTGCCCTTCAGGAATCGGCCAACGTGATCGCTCAGGCCGCGAAAATCGACGATATCGTCGAGCGCGCGAAGGCGATCGCTGGCGAAGTTCAGTTTGAAGATATAACCAAGAAAAGGATCGGCGACATGTTTATCGCCGTTCCGAAAGCGACCGATACGAACAAGGTTGCGGTTCTCGACTACCTGTTCAAAGACGCCGGTAAGAACAAGCCGCACTTCAACCAATTTATCGGCCGCATCGTCGACCATCGCGGCGTGATCCTTGACGATTTCTATGATGGTCTCGACTTCCTGAACGCGTTTAACGCCGTCGGCCTTCGCGAACTGAAGGTAAAGGAAATTCTCGAAGCGGTTCGCATCTATGCACTTCGTCACCGCTGGAACGACCTTACCGAACGCGTCGACTCGCTGATCCCGCAATGGGACGGTGTCGTTCGCATGCCGCATGCGCTGGTGAACATGTTCGAGTCGCGCGACACTGAACTGAACCGCGACTTCGGAATGTATTTCTGGCTCTCGCTGTACACGCGGCTTATGCATCCGGGCGAAGAGGCGCCGATAATTTTGACGCTCGTGGGTGCGCAAAATTGCGGGAAGTCATACTTCGGAAAGCTGGTTTCGAGGCTTATCACGGGCGACGCTGAAGCCGACTCGGTCCAGCTTGATTTGGGTGCGGACAAGACGAACTTTCTTCGCGAAATCACGGGAGTTTCAATTTGTGCCGCCGTTGGCGAAATGACCGGCTTTTCGAAAGCTGACCTGTCGCGCGTGAAAGATTTCGTCACGAGAACAAGCGACCGCTTTTCGTACAAGTTCGAGGGAAATCTCACCGTGCCGCGCCAGTGGATTACGGTGATGGACGCGAACAAGTACGAAGGTTTGCTTCGCGACGATACCGGGAACCGGCGCTTCTATCCGATGTTTTGCGGACAGCTTGACGACCGCAACGGAAAGCAATGCTGGCGCGAAGACTTCAAAGCGAACGTCGATAGCCTGAAGACCGACCTTTGGCAATTGCTCGCTGAAGCGCGGGCGTGGCTCGACGTCCACGGGATCGACGGCTATCGCGACATGGTTCGACAGGTGTCGAAGTCCGTCTTCGCGTTCTCTCACGAAGAAATGAAGAGCGGTCGCGGCGGCATGAAAGACGATAACGTCCGGCCGTACTTCGCCGCCGCAATGTCGACGCTTGAACCGCGAACGCTCAAAAAGCACAACAGCGGGAAAATCGTCCTGTTTTATGACCGCGACGAAATGATTAAGGCCGTTCTGAACGCCGCCGGGTCCGCTCAACTGAAGACAGATCGAAGTTTTATGCGCGACCTTGAGAAGGAGTGCGCAAGGTTCGACGGCGAGCTAACGCGAATGAACGCCAAGTCGGAAAGCGGAATCGCGCGCGGCAAGCTTCCGGGATTCGAATTCCCGTTCAATACGGCCGATGAATTCCTGACGGCGATCGACAGGGCGAACGGTGATGACGGAGAACATGACATTGAAGTCGACGAACGCGGGAACCCGATCAACGCTCAAAAGGCGAACAGCGGGCGGCGCGCTATCCAGCAATCCGGCGGGTTCTGA